The Athene noctua chromosome 3, bAthNoc1.hap1.1, whole genome shotgun sequence genome includes a region encoding these proteins:
- the LOC141958943 gene encoding uncharacterized protein LOC141958943 isoform X1 — MEKVVRQSEGSFQAIRLPPTASEKVSSMSISHVQCCHTANPRGSLVPRCPVTHFPVCAWNPGSLCVLLISSSKRNFIDSCPEAFSFLRGARVLARREADGYYYLGHIAQEVKGSRERFLIEFDKSRTLKGKVRPRMQETPLYDILHYEDARQQPLAPGDRVLAPWEARAERFGPGTVLKVTENKEARLARNRRGVLVNFWNGQTKEVSSDQALRIPLPLSERIILELQMPLAARQMVVDSSVDYPYIVTPGYRASGHYRQGHSDLDCWPRGLYLARPCAEYSCRCASLPHCCLVAQEPMWPAGCKVQQEDAFISGTHLSKEELDEKVEEQLSEMRISSSESVLREEEKKEEKRLKTESAAKDVQFCLKEDNEVLEPKKSPQREMAHTVVDTAVNTDSWLIETARKEEADSRQRDVETEANIKHEHDLFESRVAEAPIQHYQRSPSLGTSALVPFRRQSFFDRVNQSLEKDSLTIKSALRVQRLHSPSSEQAGRSVHLVNLLKDKSIRKSIPNGASQERWSKMDFNGAKIEHKRWQEEQRQLKREQQQEADGIQRQLRRDNQRQRLRQRTLQVLEKQLEHKDRALQHMALLQAAGAERSRKASSLLEEEKRKASQRLQFLKAQHLQREELQAERNDRSFEQAKERLDFLRSRMQSRQETLKQESREQDRQQKRHQAAKGKVFQSRDRSHQKMEKEGQKLCDLQQYLREQNLLMLRASLLA; from the exons ATGGAGAAAGTAGTCAGACAATCAGAGGGGTCCTTTCAAGCAATCAGACTCCCTCCTACTGCTTCTGAAAAG GTAAGCTCCATGTCCATCTCACATGTCCAGTGTTGTCACACAGCTAATCCCCGTGGCTCTCTGGTGCCAAGATGTCCAGTAACACA cTTTCCTGTTTGTGCATGGAACCCAGGTTCCCTTTGTGTGCTCTTGATATCCTCATCAAAAAGGAATTTCATTGATTCATGCCCAGAGGCTTTCAGTTTCTTGAGGGGGGCTCGTGTGTTGGCAAGGAGAGAAGCTGACGGCTATTACTACCTGGGCCACATTGCCCAAGAGGTGAAG GGCTCCAGGGAACGCTTTTTAATTGAGTTTGACAAAAGTCGCACTCTGAAAGGCAAGGTACGGCCTCGCATGCAGGAAACGCCTCTCTACGACATTCTCCACTATGAAGATGCCAGGCAACAGCCTCTTGCTCCAGGAGACAGGGTTTTGGCACCATGGGAGGCTCGAGCTGAACGTTTTGGCCCGGGCACTGTGCTAAAGGTTACGGAGAACAAAGAGGCACGTTTAG CACGCAACAGAAGGGGAGTTCTTGTGAATTTCTGGAATGGGCAGACTAAGGAGGTGTCTTCTGACCAAGCTCTGCGGATTCCTCTGCCCTTGAGTGAACGCATCATCCTAGAACTGCAGATGCCTTTAGCAGCCAGGCAGATGGTGGTAGATTCGAGCGTGGATTACCCATACATTGTGACACCAGGTTATAGAGCTTCAGGCCATTACAGACAGGGTCACTCAGACCTGGACTGCTGGCCAAGGGGTCTGTATCTGGCTCGGCCATGTGCTGAGTACAGCTGTAGGTGTGCCTCACTTCCCCATTGCTGCCTTGTAGCTCAGGAACCTATGTGGCCTGCAGGGTGCAAAGTGCAGCAGGAAGATGCTTTCATCTCAGGAACACACTTGAGTAAAGAAGAACTCGACGAGAAAGTAGAAGAGCAACTGTCTGAAATGAGGATTTCATCTTCAGAAAGTGTtttgagagaggaagagaagaaggaagagaagagattGAAGACAGAAAGTGCTGCAAAAGATGTTCAGTTTTGTCTGAAAGAGGACAATGAGGTTCTAGAACCTAAAAAG AGTCCTCAAAGGGAGATGGCTCACACTGTTGTTGATACTGCTGTCAACACAGACAGCTGGTTAATCGAGACAGCCCGCAAGGAAGAAGCAGACAGCAGACAGCGGGATGTTGAAACTGAGGCTAATATTAAACACGAACATG ATCTTTTTGAGTCCAGAGTGGCAGAAGCTCCGATCCAGCATTACCAAAGGAGCCCTTCCCTGGGAACCAGTGCTTTGGTTCCTTTCAGGCGCCAAAGCTTCTTTGACCGAGTGAATCAATCACTAGAGAAAGACAGCCTGACCATCAAATCAGCTCTACGTGTACAGAGACTGCACAGTCCCTCCAGTGAGCAAGCTGGGAGATCCGTGCATCTTGTAAATCTTCTAAAGGACAAAAGCATTAGA aaGTCAATACCTAATGGTGCATCTCAGGAGAGATGGAGTAAGATGGACTTCAACGGAGCCAAGATTGAGCACAAAAGGTGGCAAGAGGAGCAGAGGCAGCTGAagagagagcagcagcaagaggCAGATGGCATCCAACGCCAGCTGCGCAGGGACAACCAGAG GCAGCGATTGCGTCAGAGAACATTGCAAGTGTTGGAGAAACAGCTGGAGCACAAAGACAGAGCTTTGCAGCACATGGCACTGCTCCaggctgctggggcagagaggagcaggaaggcATCCTCCTTGctagaggaggagaagaggaaagcaagtCAGAGGCTGCAGTTCTTAAAGGCACAGCATTTGCAGAGAGAGGAGTTGCAGGCAGAACGCAATGACAGGAGCTTTGAACAAGCGAAAGAAAGGCTG GATTTTCTCAGGAGCAGAATGCAGTCGCGGCAGGAAACGTTGAAACAAGAATCACGGGAGCAGGACAGGCAACAAAAACGGCACCAGGCTGCCAAAGGGAAAGTGTTCCAGAGCAGAGACCGGTCACAccaaaagatggaaaaagaagGCCAAAAACTCTGTGACCTCCAGCAGTACCTCAGAGAGCAGAATCTTCTGATGCTCCGGGCGTCACTGCTAGCCTAA
- the LOC141958943 gene encoding uncharacterized protein LOC141958943 isoform X3, translating to MSISHVQCCHTANPRGSLVPRCPVTHFPVCAWNPGSLCVLLISSSKRNFIDSCPEAFSFLRGARVLARREADGYYYLGHIAQEVKGSRERFLIEFDKSRTLKGKVRPRMQETPLYDILHYEDARQQPLAPGDRVLAPWEARAERFGPGTVLKVTENKEARLARNRRGVLVNFWNGQTKEVSSDQALRIPLPLSERIILELQMPLAARQMVVDSSVDYPYIVTPGYRASGHYRQGHSDLDCWPRGLYLARPCAEYSCRCASLPHCCLVAQEPMWPAGCKVQQEDAFISGTHLSKEELDEKVEEQLSEMRISSSESVLREEEKKEEKRLKTESAAKDVQFCLKEDNEVLEPKKSPQREMAHTVVDTAVNTDSWLIETARKEEADSRQRDVETEANIKHEHDLFESRVAEAPIQHYQRSPSLGTSALVPFRRQSFFDRVNQSLEKDSLTIKSALRVQRLHSPSSEQAGRSVHLVNLLKDKSIRKSIPNGASQERWSKMDFNGAKIEHKRWQEEQRQLKREQQQEADGIQRQLRRDNQRQRLRQRTLQVLEKQLEHKDRALQHMALLQAAGAERSRKASSLLEEEKRKASQRLQFLKAQHLQREELQAERNDRSFEQAKERLDFLRSRMQSRQETLKQESREQDRQQKRHQAAKGKVFQSRDRSHQKMEKEGQKLCDLQQYLREQNLLMLRASLLA from the exons ATGTCCATCTCACATGTCCAGTGTTGTCACACAGCTAATCCCCGTGGCTCTCTGGTGCCAAGATGTCCAGTAACACA cTTTCCTGTTTGTGCATGGAACCCAGGTTCCCTTTGTGTGCTCTTGATATCCTCATCAAAAAGGAATTTCATTGATTCATGCCCAGAGGCTTTCAGTTTCTTGAGGGGGGCTCGTGTGTTGGCAAGGAGAGAAGCTGACGGCTATTACTACCTGGGCCACATTGCCCAAGAGGTGAAG GGCTCCAGGGAACGCTTTTTAATTGAGTTTGACAAAAGTCGCACTCTGAAAGGCAAGGTACGGCCTCGCATGCAGGAAACGCCTCTCTACGACATTCTCCACTATGAAGATGCCAGGCAACAGCCTCTTGCTCCAGGAGACAGGGTTTTGGCACCATGGGAGGCTCGAGCTGAACGTTTTGGCCCGGGCACTGTGCTAAAGGTTACGGAGAACAAAGAGGCACGTTTAG CACGCAACAGAAGGGGAGTTCTTGTGAATTTCTGGAATGGGCAGACTAAGGAGGTGTCTTCTGACCAAGCTCTGCGGATTCCTCTGCCCTTGAGTGAACGCATCATCCTAGAACTGCAGATGCCTTTAGCAGCCAGGCAGATGGTGGTAGATTCGAGCGTGGATTACCCATACATTGTGACACCAGGTTATAGAGCTTCAGGCCATTACAGACAGGGTCACTCAGACCTGGACTGCTGGCCAAGGGGTCTGTATCTGGCTCGGCCATGTGCTGAGTACAGCTGTAGGTGTGCCTCACTTCCCCATTGCTGCCTTGTAGCTCAGGAACCTATGTGGCCTGCAGGGTGCAAAGTGCAGCAGGAAGATGCTTTCATCTCAGGAACACACTTGAGTAAAGAAGAACTCGACGAGAAAGTAGAAGAGCAACTGTCTGAAATGAGGATTTCATCTTCAGAAAGTGTtttgagagaggaagagaagaaggaagagaagagattGAAGACAGAAAGTGCTGCAAAAGATGTTCAGTTTTGTCTGAAAGAGGACAATGAGGTTCTAGAACCTAAAAAG AGTCCTCAAAGGGAGATGGCTCACACTGTTGTTGATACTGCTGTCAACACAGACAGCTGGTTAATCGAGACAGCCCGCAAGGAAGAAGCAGACAGCAGACAGCGGGATGTTGAAACTGAGGCTAATATTAAACACGAACATG ATCTTTTTGAGTCCAGAGTGGCAGAAGCTCCGATCCAGCATTACCAAAGGAGCCCTTCCCTGGGAACCAGTGCTTTGGTTCCTTTCAGGCGCCAAAGCTTCTTTGACCGAGTGAATCAATCACTAGAGAAAGACAGCCTGACCATCAAATCAGCTCTACGTGTACAGAGACTGCACAGTCCCTCCAGTGAGCAAGCTGGGAGATCCGTGCATCTTGTAAATCTTCTAAAGGACAAAAGCATTAGA aaGTCAATACCTAATGGTGCATCTCAGGAGAGATGGAGTAAGATGGACTTCAACGGAGCCAAGATTGAGCACAAAAGGTGGCAAGAGGAGCAGAGGCAGCTGAagagagagcagcagcaagaggCAGATGGCATCCAACGCCAGCTGCGCAGGGACAACCAGAG GCAGCGATTGCGTCAGAGAACATTGCAAGTGTTGGAGAAACAGCTGGAGCACAAAGACAGAGCTTTGCAGCACATGGCACTGCTCCaggctgctggggcagagaggagcaggaaggcATCCTCCTTGctagaggaggagaagaggaaagcaagtCAGAGGCTGCAGTTCTTAAAGGCACAGCATTTGCAGAGAGAGGAGTTGCAGGCAGAACGCAATGACAGGAGCTTTGAACAAGCGAAAGAAAGGCTG GATTTTCTCAGGAGCAGAATGCAGTCGCGGCAGGAAACGTTGAAACAAGAATCACGGGAGCAGGACAGGCAACAAAAACGGCACCAGGCTGCCAAAGGGAAAGTGTTCCAGAGCAGAGACCGGTCACAccaaaagatggaaaaagaagGCCAAAAACTCTGTGACCTCCAGCAGTACCTCAGAGAGCAGAATCTTCTGATGCTCCGGGCGTCACTGCTAGCCTAA
- the NDUFB2 gene encoding NADH dehydrogenase [ubiquinone] 1 beta subcomplex subunit 2, mitochondrial yields the protein MLASLGRSAGRLLRAGSGATGLRHAGGEVHIPPRYRQFPELTRAQVIRSEAISGFMWFWIFWHFWHSSDMVLGHFPYPDASAWTDEELGIPPDDAE from the exons ATGCTGGCGTCGCTGGGGCGGTCGGCGGGGCGGCTGctgcgggcgggcagcggcgcgaCCGGGCTGCGGCA CGCGGGCGGCGAGGTGCACATCCCGCCGCGGTACCGGCAGTTCCCGGAGCTGACGCGGGCGCAGGTCATCCGGAGCGAGGCCATCAGCGGCTTCATGTGGTTCTGGATCTTCTGGCACTTCTGGCACAGCTCGGACATGGTGCTG GGCCACTTCCCCTACCCCGACGCTTCGGCCTGGACGGACGAGGAGCTCGGGATCCCTCCGGACGACGCGGAGTAG
- the LOC141958943 gene encoding uncharacterized protein LOC141958943 isoform X2 — protein MEKVVRQSEGSFQAIRLPPTASEKVSSMSISHVQCCHTANPRGSLVPRCPVTHFPVCAWNPGSLCVLLISSSKRNFIDSCPEAFSFLRGARVLARREADGYYYLGHIAQEGSRERFLIEFDKSRTLKGKVRPRMQETPLYDILHYEDARQQPLAPGDRVLAPWEARAERFGPGTVLKVTENKEARLARNRRGVLVNFWNGQTKEVSSDQALRIPLPLSERIILELQMPLAARQMVVDSSVDYPYIVTPGYRASGHYRQGHSDLDCWPRGLYLARPCAEYSCRCASLPHCCLVAQEPMWPAGCKVQQEDAFISGTHLSKEELDEKVEEQLSEMRISSSESVLREEEKKEEKRLKTESAAKDVQFCLKEDNEVLEPKKSPQREMAHTVVDTAVNTDSWLIETARKEEADSRQRDVETEANIKHEHDLFESRVAEAPIQHYQRSPSLGTSALVPFRRQSFFDRVNQSLEKDSLTIKSALRVQRLHSPSSEQAGRSVHLVNLLKDKSIRKSIPNGASQERWSKMDFNGAKIEHKRWQEEQRQLKREQQQEADGIQRQLRRDNQRQRLRQRTLQVLEKQLEHKDRALQHMALLQAAGAERSRKASSLLEEEKRKASQRLQFLKAQHLQREELQAERNDRSFEQAKERLDFLRSRMQSRQETLKQESREQDRQQKRHQAAKGKVFQSRDRSHQKMEKEGQKLCDLQQYLREQNLLMLRASLLA, from the exons ATGGAGAAAGTAGTCAGACAATCAGAGGGGTCCTTTCAAGCAATCAGACTCCCTCCTACTGCTTCTGAAAAG GTAAGCTCCATGTCCATCTCACATGTCCAGTGTTGTCACACAGCTAATCCCCGTGGCTCTCTGGTGCCAAGATGTCCAGTAACACA cTTTCCTGTTTGTGCATGGAACCCAGGTTCCCTTTGTGTGCTCTTGATATCCTCATCAAAAAGGAATTTCATTGATTCATGCCCAGAGGCTTTCAGTTTCTTGAGGGGGGCTCGTGTGTTGGCAAGGAGAGAAGCTGACGGCTATTACTACCTGGGCCACATTGCCCAAGAG GGCTCCAGGGAACGCTTTTTAATTGAGTTTGACAAAAGTCGCACTCTGAAAGGCAAGGTACGGCCTCGCATGCAGGAAACGCCTCTCTACGACATTCTCCACTATGAAGATGCCAGGCAACAGCCTCTTGCTCCAGGAGACAGGGTTTTGGCACCATGGGAGGCTCGAGCTGAACGTTTTGGCCCGGGCACTGTGCTAAAGGTTACGGAGAACAAAGAGGCACGTTTAG CACGCAACAGAAGGGGAGTTCTTGTGAATTTCTGGAATGGGCAGACTAAGGAGGTGTCTTCTGACCAAGCTCTGCGGATTCCTCTGCCCTTGAGTGAACGCATCATCCTAGAACTGCAGATGCCTTTAGCAGCCAGGCAGATGGTGGTAGATTCGAGCGTGGATTACCCATACATTGTGACACCAGGTTATAGAGCTTCAGGCCATTACAGACAGGGTCACTCAGACCTGGACTGCTGGCCAAGGGGTCTGTATCTGGCTCGGCCATGTGCTGAGTACAGCTGTAGGTGTGCCTCACTTCCCCATTGCTGCCTTGTAGCTCAGGAACCTATGTGGCCTGCAGGGTGCAAAGTGCAGCAGGAAGATGCTTTCATCTCAGGAACACACTTGAGTAAAGAAGAACTCGACGAGAAAGTAGAAGAGCAACTGTCTGAAATGAGGATTTCATCTTCAGAAAGTGTtttgagagaggaagagaagaaggaagagaagagattGAAGACAGAAAGTGCTGCAAAAGATGTTCAGTTTTGTCTGAAAGAGGACAATGAGGTTCTAGAACCTAAAAAG AGTCCTCAAAGGGAGATGGCTCACACTGTTGTTGATACTGCTGTCAACACAGACAGCTGGTTAATCGAGACAGCCCGCAAGGAAGAAGCAGACAGCAGACAGCGGGATGTTGAAACTGAGGCTAATATTAAACACGAACATG ATCTTTTTGAGTCCAGAGTGGCAGAAGCTCCGATCCAGCATTACCAAAGGAGCCCTTCCCTGGGAACCAGTGCTTTGGTTCCTTTCAGGCGCCAAAGCTTCTTTGACCGAGTGAATCAATCACTAGAGAAAGACAGCCTGACCATCAAATCAGCTCTACGTGTACAGAGACTGCACAGTCCCTCCAGTGAGCAAGCTGGGAGATCCGTGCATCTTGTAAATCTTCTAAAGGACAAAAGCATTAGA aaGTCAATACCTAATGGTGCATCTCAGGAGAGATGGAGTAAGATGGACTTCAACGGAGCCAAGATTGAGCACAAAAGGTGGCAAGAGGAGCAGAGGCAGCTGAagagagagcagcagcaagaggCAGATGGCATCCAACGCCAGCTGCGCAGGGACAACCAGAG GCAGCGATTGCGTCAGAGAACATTGCAAGTGTTGGAGAAACAGCTGGAGCACAAAGACAGAGCTTTGCAGCACATGGCACTGCTCCaggctgctggggcagagaggagcaggaaggcATCCTCCTTGctagaggaggagaagaggaaagcaagtCAGAGGCTGCAGTTCTTAAAGGCACAGCATTTGCAGAGAGAGGAGTTGCAGGCAGAACGCAATGACAGGAGCTTTGAACAAGCGAAAGAAAGGCTG GATTTTCTCAGGAGCAGAATGCAGTCGCGGCAGGAAACGTTGAAACAAGAATCACGGGAGCAGGACAGGCAACAAAAACGGCACCAGGCTGCCAAAGGGAAAGTGTTCCAGAGCAGAGACCGGTCACAccaaaagatggaaaaagaagGCCAAAAACTCTGTGACCTCCAGCAGTACCTCAGAGAGCAGAATCTTCTGATGCTCCGGGCGTCACTGCTAGCCTAA
- the LOC141958943 gene encoding uncharacterized protein LOC141958943 isoform X4: MQETPLYDILHYEDARQQPLAPGDRVLAPWEARAERFGPGTVLKVTENKEARLARNRRGVLVNFWNGQTKEVSSDQALRIPLPLSERIILELQMPLAARQMVVDSSVDYPYIVTPGYRASGHYRQGHSDLDCWPRGLYLARPCAEYSCRCASLPHCCLVAQEPMWPAGCKVQQEDAFISGTHLSKEELDEKVEEQLSEMRISSSESVLREEEKKEEKRLKTESAAKDVQFCLKEDNEVLEPKKSPQREMAHTVVDTAVNTDSWLIETARKEEADSRQRDVETEANIKHEHDLFESRVAEAPIQHYQRSPSLGTSALVPFRRQSFFDRVNQSLEKDSLTIKSALRVQRLHSPSSEQAGRSVHLVNLLKDKSIRKSIPNGASQERWSKMDFNGAKIEHKRWQEEQRQLKREQQQEADGIQRQLRRDNQRQRLRQRTLQVLEKQLEHKDRALQHMALLQAAGAERSRKASSLLEEEKRKASQRLQFLKAQHLQREELQAERNDRSFEQAKERLDFLRSRMQSRQETLKQESREQDRQQKRHQAAKGKVFQSRDRSHQKMEKEGQKLCDLQQYLREQNLLMLRASLLA, encoded by the exons ATGCAGGAAACGCCTCTCTACGACATTCTCCACTATGAAGATGCCAGGCAACAGCCTCTTGCTCCAGGAGACAGGGTTTTGGCACCATGGGAGGCTCGAGCTGAACGTTTTGGCCCGGGCACTGTGCTAAAGGTTACGGAGAACAAAGAGGCACGTTTAG CACGCAACAGAAGGGGAGTTCTTGTGAATTTCTGGAATGGGCAGACTAAGGAGGTGTCTTCTGACCAAGCTCTGCGGATTCCTCTGCCCTTGAGTGAACGCATCATCCTAGAACTGCAGATGCCTTTAGCAGCCAGGCAGATGGTGGTAGATTCGAGCGTGGATTACCCATACATTGTGACACCAGGTTATAGAGCTTCAGGCCATTACAGACAGGGTCACTCAGACCTGGACTGCTGGCCAAGGGGTCTGTATCTGGCTCGGCCATGTGCTGAGTACAGCTGTAGGTGTGCCTCACTTCCCCATTGCTGCCTTGTAGCTCAGGAACCTATGTGGCCTGCAGGGTGCAAAGTGCAGCAGGAAGATGCTTTCATCTCAGGAACACACTTGAGTAAAGAAGAACTCGACGAGAAAGTAGAAGAGCAACTGTCTGAAATGAGGATTTCATCTTCAGAAAGTGTtttgagagaggaagagaagaaggaagagaagagattGAAGACAGAAAGTGCTGCAAAAGATGTTCAGTTTTGTCTGAAAGAGGACAATGAGGTTCTAGAACCTAAAAAG AGTCCTCAAAGGGAGATGGCTCACACTGTTGTTGATACTGCTGTCAACACAGACAGCTGGTTAATCGAGACAGCCCGCAAGGAAGAAGCAGACAGCAGACAGCGGGATGTTGAAACTGAGGCTAATATTAAACACGAACATG ATCTTTTTGAGTCCAGAGTGGCAGAAGCTCCGATCCAGCATTACCAAAGGAGCCCTTCCCTGGGAACCAGTGCTTTGGTTCCTTTCAGGCGCCAAAGCTTCTTTGACCGAGTGAATCAATCACTAGAGAAAGACAGCCTGACCATCAAATCAGCTCTACGTGTACAGAGACTGCACAGTCCCTCCAGTGAGCAAGCTGGGAGATCCGTGCATCTTGTAAATCTTCTAAAGGACAAAAGCATTAGA aaGTCAATACCTAATGGTGCATCTCAGGAGAGATGGAGTAAGATGGACTTCAACGGAGCCAAGATTGAGCACAAAAGGTGGCAAGAGGAGCAGAGGCAGCTGAagagagagcagcagcaagaggCAGATGGCATCCAACGCCAGCTGCGCAGGGACAACCAGAG GCAGCGATTGCGTCAGAGAACATTGCAAGTGTTGGAGAAACAGCTGGAGCACAAAGACAGAGCTTTGCAGCACATGGCACTGCTCCaggctgctggggcagagaggagcaggaaggcATCCTCCTTGctagaggaggagaagaggaaagcaagtCAGAGGCTGCAGTTCTTAAAGGCACAGCATTTGCAGAGAGAGGAGTTGCAGGCAGAACGCAATGACAGGAGCTTTGAACAAGCGAAAGAAAGGCTG GATTTTCTCAGGAGCAGAATGCAGTCGCGGCAGGAAACGTTGAAACAAGAATCACGGGAGCAGGACAGGCAACAAAAACGGCACCAGGCTGCCAAAGGGAAAGTGTTCCAGAGCAGAGACCGGTCACAccaaaagatggaaaaagaagGCCAAAAACTCTGTGACCTCCAGCAGTACCTCAGAGAGCAGAATCTTCTGATGCTCCGGGCGTCACTGCTAGCCTAA